Proteins from a genomic interval of Macrobrachium nipponense isolate FS-2020 chromosome 33, ASM1510439v2, whole genome shotgun sequence:
- the LOC135202954 gene encoding uncharacterized protein LOC135202954 isoform X2 produces the protein MAKFGLGKLASELGKLVPELTLFHYRGEQCLDEIFEWVWDNKQFDCKALEESGKSEETANMLRLLGNESYKAQNYAEALSFYNQSIVAAPHPVLSNVKIEEADDGEFGFPRIDPARYGGVAVGKCSALGKGFANRSAVMLDIGEYEKCLADIARALEYGYPEELRPKLEARRLKCQESQRKEKISYDTRRSFVDERLESSTLKECLRQEKLYQAGKPPALPPVLKDPNPCIPACSSAVKVSYWPNKGRGLVAARDIKPGEILGVERSFAVGVGQNMLLKCCSTCGVPCVNPLPCPGCSKMAKLLELSQRFFVDELGKPVPVTKKDFLSTCKILVNNNSKFIDTSYGYQVWELYPVKSLINHSCSPSMSSIRFGRESFWYAVRPIAAGEELTVSYFGKDDFSSQPKQQRNGKLLTASEFLCSCQACEENWPTLRYLPYIRWLCVKCTKPISDAGMQCNECLEKLRGKLDVKKASEKMMSALDFLLRMQSKVALGEPMSKQEFRHLCKSSEVIFKYSAMPSITLVGLMKLMEVCAGNGLMW, from the exons ATGGCAAAATTTGGCTTAGGCAAACTGGCCTCTGAGCTTGGCAAACTAGTCCCTGAGCTTACCCTTTTTCATTACCGGGGAGAACAGTGCTTGGATGAAATTTTTGAGTGGGTTTGGGACAATAAGCAGTTTGATTGCAAGGCCTTAGAAGAATCAGGAAAGTCCGAAGAAACAGCTAATATGTTACGATTGCTTGGCAACGAATCTTACAAGGCACAGAATTATGCAGAAGCTCTAAGTTTCTATAATCAGAGTATCGTGGCAGCACCACATCCAGTACTAAGTAATGTCAAAATTGAAGAGGCTGATGATGGAGAATTTGGGTTTCCTCGCATCGACCCTGCAAGGTATGGTGGAGTTGCTGTGGGAAAATGTAGTGCCTTAGGAAAAGGATTTGCAAATAGATCAGCTGTTATGCTTGATATAGGGGAGTATGAGAAGTGTTTGGCAGATATTGCTCGAGCATTAGAGTATGGCTATCCCGAAGAACTGCGTCCAAAACTAGAGGCAAGACGGTTAAAGTGCCAAGAATCGCAAAGGAAGGAGAAGATATCATACGACACCCGTAGAAGTTTTGTTGACGAGAGGCTCGAGAGTAGTACTTTAAAGGAATGTCTTAGGCAAGAGAAGTTATACCAAGCTGGGAAGCCCCCAGCGTTGCCCCCAGTGTTAAAAGATCCTAATCCTTGCATACCAGCATGCAGTAGTGCTGTCAAAGTTTCTTATTGGCCCAATAAAGGGAGAGGCCTTGTTGCAGCAAGAGATATCAAACCAG GTGAGATCCTAGGTGTGGAGAGGTCATTTGCTGTTGGTGTTGGGCAAAATATGCTGCTTAAATGTTGTTCCACTTGTGGTGTACCATGTGTGAACCCTCTTCCTTGTCCTGGGTGTTCCAAG ATGGCTAAGCTCTTAGAGTTGAGCCAAAGGTTCTTTGTTGATGAGTTGGGCAAACCTGTTCCAGtgactaaaaaggattttttgagCACATGCAAGATTCTGGTTAATAACAATTCCAAGTTTATTGACACTTCGTATGGATACCAA GTGTGGGAACTGTACCCAGTAAAAAGTCTGATCAACCACTCCTGCTCTCCTTCGATGTCCTCTATTCGTTTTGGTCGAGAGTCATTCTGGTATGCTGTAAGACCTATTGCAGCTGGCGAGGAACTAACTGTTTCCTATTTTGGTAAAGATGATTTCAGCAGTCAACCTAAGCAGCAAAGGAACGGAAAGCTGTTGACTGCCTCAGAGTTTCTCTGCAGCTGTCAGGCTTGTGAGGAGAACTGGCCAACTTTGCGGTATCTACCTTACATTAGGTGGTTGTGTGTAAAATGCACTAAACCGATTTCAGATGCGGGAATGCAATGCAATGAGTGTTTGGAAAAActtagaggaaaattagatgttAAAAAAGCTTCTGAAAAGATGATGTCAGCCCTTGATTTTTTGCTTCGAATGCAAAGCAAAGTTGCACTTGGGGAACCCATGTCGAAACAAGAATTTAGACATCTTTGCAAATCGTCAGAGGTCATCTTTAAGTATTCAGCAATGCCTTCTATAACGCTTGTAGGCCTCATGAAGTTAATGGAAGTTTGTGCTGGAAATGGATTGATGTGGTGA
- the LOC135202954 gene encoding uncharacterized protein LOC135202954 isoform X3 codes for MAKFGLGKLASELGKLVPELTLFHYRGEQCLDEIFEWVWDNKQFDCKALEESGKSEETANMLRLLGNESYKAQNYAEALSFYNQSIVAAPHPVLSNVKIEEADDGEFGFPRIDPARYGGVAVGKCSALGKGFANRSAVMLDIGEYEKCLADIARALEYGYPEELRPKLEARRLKCQESQRKEKISYDTRRSFVDERLESSTLKECLRQEKLYQAGKPPALPPVLKDPNPCIPACSSAVKVSYWPNKGRGLVAARDIKPGEILGVERSFAVGVGQNMLLKCCSTCGVPCVNPLPCPGCSKVWELYPVKSLINHSCSPSMSSIRFGRESFWYAVRPIAAGEELTVSYFGKDDFSSQPKQQRNGKLLTASEFLCSCQACEENWPTLRYLPYIRWLCVKCTKPISDAGMQCNECLEKLRGKLDVKKASEKMMSALDFLLRMQSKVALGEPMSKQEFRHLCKSSEVIFKYSAMPSITLVGLMKLMEVCAGNGLMW; via the exons ATGGCAAAATTTGGCTTAGGCAAACTGGCCTCTGAGCTTGGCAAACTAGTCCCTGAGCTTACCCTTTTTCATTACCGGGGAGAACAGTGCTTGGATGAAATTTTTGAGTGGGTTTGGGACAATAAGCAGTTTGATTGCAAGGCCTTAGAAGAATCAGGAAAGTCCGAAGAAACAGCTAATATGTTACGATTGCTTGGCAACGAATCTTACAAGGCACAGAATTATGCAGAAGCTCTAAGTTTCTATAATCAGAGTATCGTGGCAGCACCACATCCAGTACTAAGTAATGTCAAAATTGAAGAGGCTGATGATGGAGAATTTGGGTTTCCTCGCATCGACCCTGCAAGGTATGGTGGAGTTGCTGTGGGAAAATGTAGTGCCTTAGGAAAAGGATTTGCAAATAGATCAGCTGTTATGCTTGATATAGGGGAGTATGAGAAGTGTTTGGCAGATATTGCTCGAGCATTAGAGTATGGCTATCCCGAAGAACTGCGTCCAAAACTAGAGGCAAGACGGTTAAAGTGCCAAGAATCGCAAAGGAAGGAGAAGATATCATACGACACCCGTAGAAGTTTTGTTGACGAGAGGCTCGAGAGTAGTACTTTAAAGGAATGTCTTAGGCAAGAGAAGTTATACCAAGCTGGGAAGCCCCCAGCGTTGCCCCCAGTGTTAAAAGATCCTAATCCTTGCATACCAGCATGCAGTAGTGCTGTCAAAGTTTCTTATTGGCCCAATAAAGGGAGAGGCCTTGTTGCAGCAAGAGATATCAAACCAG GTGAGATCCTAGGTGTGGAGAGGTCATTTGCTGTTGGTGTTGGGCAAAATATGCTGCTTAAATGTTGTTCCACTTGTGGTGTACCATGTGTGAACCCTCTTCCTTGTCCTGGGTGTTCCAAG GTGTGGGAACTGTACCCAGTAAAAAGTCTGATCAACCACTCCTGCTCTCCTTCGATGTCCTCTATTCGTTTTGGTCGAGAGTCATTCTGGTATGCTGTAAGACCTATTGCAGCTGGCGAGGAACTAACTGTTTCCTATTTTGGTAAAGATGATTTCAGCAGTCAACCTAAGCAGCAAAGGAACGGAAAGCTGTTGACTGCCTCAGAGTTTCTCTGCAGCTGTCAGGCTTGTGAGGAGAACTGGCCAACTTTGCGGTATCTACCTTACATTAGGTGGTTGTGTGTAAAATGCACTAAACCGATTTCAGATGCGGGAATGCAATGCAATGAGTGTTTGGAAAAActtagaggaaaattagatgttAAAAAAGCTTCTGAAAAGATGATGTCAGCCCTTGATTTTTTGCTTCGAATGCAAAGCAAAGTTGCACTTGGGGAACCCATGTCGAAACAAGAATTTAGACATCTTTGCAAATCGTCAGAGGTCATCTTTAAGTATTCAGCAATGCCTTCTATAACGCTTGTAGGCCTCATGAAGTTAATGGAAGTTTGTGCTGGAAATGGATTGATGTGGTGA
- the LOC135202954 gene encoding SET and MYND domain-containing protein 4-like isoform X1, which produces MAKFGLGKLASELGKLVPELTLFHYRGEQCLDEIFEWVWDNKQFDCKALEESGKSEETANMLRLLGNESYKAQNYAEALSFYNQSIVAAPHPVLSNVKIEEADDGEFGFPRIDPARYGGVAVGKCSALGKGFANRSAVMLDIGEYEKCLADIARALEYGYPEELRPKLEARRLKCQESQRKEKISYDTRRSFVDERLESSTLKECLRQEKLYQAGKPPALPPVLKDPNPCIPACSSAVKVSYWPNKGRGLVAARDIKPGEILGVERSFAVGVGQNMLLKCCSTCGVPCVNPLPCPGCSKVVFCSKSCRVKGLSEDHWLECKILSSVLVHGLETMAHSYKLLKTWNFSQMKSMYDKLKRDKPTRPEQLGFDKSGKYNSSSFQSVYHLPEAFESHRFEAVIFLCMNAFQMAKLLELSQRFFVDELGKPVPVTKKDFLSTCKILVNNNSKFIDTSYGYQVWELYPVKSLINHSCSPSMSSIRFGRESFWYAVRPIAAGEELTVSYFGKDDFSSQPKQQRNGKLLTASEFLCSCQACEENWPTLRYLPYIRWLCVKCTKPISDAGMQCNECLEKLRGKLDVKKASEKMMSALDFLLRMQSKVALGEPMSKQEFRHLCKSSEVIFKYSAMPSITLVGLMKLMEVCAGNGLMW; this is translated from the exons ATGGCAAAATTTGGCTTAGGCAAACTGGCCTCTGAGCTTGGCAAACTAGTCCCTGAGCTTACCCTTTTTCATTACCGGGGAGAACAGTGCTTGGATGAAATTTTTGAGTGGGTTTGGGACAATAAGCAGTTTGATTGCAAGGCCTTAGAAGAATCAGGAAAGTCCGAAGAAACAGCTAATATGTTACGATTGCTTGGCAACGAATCTTACAAGGCACAGAATTATGCAGAAGCTCTAAGTTTCTATAATCAGAGTATCGTGGCAGCACCACATCCAGTACTAAGTAATGTCAAAATTGAAGAGGCTGATGATGGAGAATTTGGGTTTCCTCGCATCGACCCTGCAAGGTATGGTGGAGTTGCTGTGGGAAAATGTAGTGCCTTAGGAAAAGGATTTGCAAATAGATCAGCTGTTATGCTTGATATAGGGGAGTATGAGAAGTGTTTGGCAGATATTGCTCGAGCATTAGAGTATGGCTATCCCGAAGAACTGCGTCCAAAACTAGAGGCAAGACGGTTAAAGTGCCAAGAATCGCAAAGGAAGGAGAAGATATCATACGACACCCGTAGAAGTTTTGTTGACGAGAGGCTCGAGAGTAGTACTTTAAAGGAATGTCTTAGGCAAGAGAAGTTATACCAAGCTGGGAAGCCCCCAGCGTTGCCCCCAGTGTTAAAAGATCCTAATCCTTGCATACCAGCATGCAGTAGTGCTGTCAAAGTTTCTTATTGGCCCAATAAAGGGAGAGGCCTTGTTGCAGCAAGAGATATCAAACCAG GTGAGATCCTAGGTGTGGAGAGGTCATTTGCTGTTGGTGTTGGGCAAAATATGCTGCTTAAATGTTGTTCCACTTGTGGTGTACCATGTGTGAACCCTCTTCCTTGTCCTGGGTGTTCCAAG GTGGTATTCTGCAGCAAGTCCTGTCGGGTAAAAGGTCTTTCGGAAGACCATTGGCTAGAGTGCAAGATCCTGAGCTCAGTACTTGTTCATGGCCTGGAAACAATGGCACATTCCtataaattactgaaaacatGGAACTTCAGCCAAATGAAATCTATGTACGATAAGCTGAAAAGGGATAAACCTACTCGTCCCGAACAGTTAGGATTTGATAAAAGTGGAAAATACAACTCATCATCTTTTCAGTCTGTTTACCATCTTCCTGAAGCCTTTGAAAGTCATCGTTTTGAAGCAGTGATTTTCTTATGCATGAATGCTTTTCAGATGGCTAAGCTCTTAGAGTTGAGCCAAAGGTTCTTTGTTGATGAGTTGGGCAAACCTGTTCCAGtgactaaaaaggattttttgagCACATGCAAGATTCTGGTTAATAACAATTCCAAGTTTATTGACACTTCGTATGGATACCAA GTGTGGGAACTGTACCCAGTAAAAAGTCTGATCAACCACTCCTGCTCTCCTTCGATGTCCTCTATTCGTTTTGGTCGAGAGTCATTCTGGTATGCTGTAAGACCTATTGCAGCTGGCGAGGAACTAACTGTTTCCTATTTTGGTAAAGATGATTTCAGCAGTCAACCTAAGCAGCAAAGGAACGGAAAGCTGTTGACTGCCTCAGAGTTTCTCTGCAGCTGTCAGGCTTGTGAGGAGAACTGGCCAACTTTGCGGTATCTACCTTACATTAGGTGGTTGTGTGTAAAATGCACTAAACCGATTTCAGATGCGGGAATGCAATGCAATGAGTGTTTGGAAAAActtagaggaaaattagatgttAAAAAAGCTTCTGAAAAGATGATGTCAGCCCTTGATTTTTTGCTTCGAATGCAAAGCAAAGTTGCACTTGGGGAACCCATGTCGAAACAAGAATTTAGACATCTTTGCAAATCGTCAGAGGTCATCTTTAAGTATTCAGCAATGCCTTCTATAACGCTTGTAGGCCTCATGAAGTTAATGGAAGTTTGTGCTGGAAATGGATTGATGTGGTGA
- the LOC135202772 gene encoding SET and MYND domain-containing protein 4-like has protein sequence MFNVQPKFVHIVKNCRVVKIEAEEMASFDFGRRAPELTLAHYRGEQCLDEILEWVWDNCKFDCKALVESGKSEDRANMLRLHGNQCYKAQNYADALDLYNQSIMAAPHPVLDNVGIEKSEDNTTFGFPRIDPARYGGVALEKCSALGKGFANRSAVMLCLGEYEKCIEDVDLALEHGYLEELRPKLEERRFKCQEAQKKGEPSNCRHRNGNLQKLILQNILGEMKSTSAKKPPVLRDPNPCIPAVSSAVSVSHWPNKGRGLVATRDIKPGEVLGVERAFAVFLRQHLLGTNCSTCTHPCVNPLPCPGCSKVVFCSRSCRVKGLSEDHWLECKILSSVLVHGLEERTCSYKLLKTWNFRQMKSIYNKLKKDKPTLPEKLGFDKSGKYSSSSFQAIYHLDQDLEAFPLEEVISLCMDAFRLTKLLELSKRFFVNHLGKPVPVTKEDFLYTCKILVNNYTKFIQNSFGNPRPRGDATVPSEKSHQPLLFSCYI, from the exons GAAGCAGAAGAAATGGCAAGTTTTGACTTTGGCAGACGAGCCCCTGAGCTTACCCTTGCTCACTATCGGGGAGAACAGTGCTTGGATGAAATCTTGGAGTGGGTTTGGGACAATTGCAAGTTTGATTGCAAGGCCTTAGTAGAATCAGGAAAGTCTGAGGATAGAGCCAATATGTTACGATTGCATGGCAATCAGTGTTACAAGGCACAGAATTATGCAGATGCCTTAGACTTGTATAATCAGAGTATCATGGCTGCGCCACATCCAGTGTTGGATAATGTCGGAATTGAAAAGAGTGAAGATAACACAACGTTTGGTTTTCCTCGCATCGACCCTGCTAGGTATGGTGGCGTTGCTCTAGAGAAGTGTAGTGCCTTAGGAAAAGGATTTGCAAATAGATCAGCTGTTATGCTTTGTTTAGGGGAGTATGAGAAGTGTATAGAAGACGTTGATCTAGCTCTAGAGCATGGATATCTTGAGGAACTGCGTCCGAAGCTAGAGGAAAGGCGGTTTAAGTGCCAAGAAGCACAAAAGAAAGGGGAGCCATCAAACTGCAGGCACAGAAATGGGAATCTTCAGAAACTTATCCTACAAAACATTCTTGGGGAAATGAAGTCCACCTCAGCTAAGAAGCCTCCAGTGTTAAGAGATCCTAATCCATGTATACCAGCTGTCAGCAGTGCTGTTAGTGTGTCCCATTGGCCCAATAAAGGGAGAGGCCTTGTTGCAACGAGAGATATCAAACCAG GTGAGGTCCTTGGTGTGGAGAGGGCATTTGCCGTTTTTCTGAGGCAACATCTCCTGGGCACAAATTGTTCCACTTGTACTCATCCTTGTGTGAACCCCCTCCCTTGTCCTGGGTGTTCCAAG GTGGTATTCTGCAGCAGATCCTGTAGGGTTAAGGGTCTTTCAGAAGACCATTGGTTAGAGTGCAAGATCCTGAGCTCAGTACTTGTTCATGGACTGGAGGAAAGGACATGTTCCTATAAACTGCTGAAAACTTGGAACTTCAGGCAAATGAAATCTATCTACAATAAACTGAAGAAGGATAAGCCTACTCTCCCTGAAAAGTTAGGATTTGATAAAAGTGGAAAATATAGTTCTTCCTCATTTCAAGCCATTTACCATCTTGATCAAGACTTGGAAGCTTTTCCTTTGGAAGAAGTGATATCCTTATGCATGGATGCATTTCGGTTGACCAAACTCTTAGAGTTGAGCAAAAGGTTCTTTGTGAATCACTTGGGCAAACCTGTACCAGTGACCAAAGAAGATTTTTTATACACATGCAAGATTTTGGTCAACAACTATACTAAGTTTATTCAGAATTCCTTTGGAAACCCAAGGCCAAGAG GTGATGCAACTGTTCCCAGCGAAAAGTCTCATCAACCACTCCTGTTTTCCtgttatatctaa